The following is a genomic window from Deltaproteobacteria bacterium.
GGACTCGTCCCTGATCCTCTGAAGCAACAAAGTCGCTGCCCTGTGCTTGGGCATGTGGACCGGTTGCTTGACCCGAGGAATGTACACCTTCTCTCCTGACCCGTCCCCCAGCTTGGGACGCATCTCGCGACGTCTGGTCTTCGCCAGGGCGACGGCGTCTACCCCATTGATAGCCAGATCCTTGAACATCTCCAGGACCACCTGAAGATGGCCCTTTCCCCCATCGACCATGACCAGATCGGGCAGTTCGCCCTCCCTGAGCGCCCTGGAGTATCGACGCATCAGGACCTCGTACATCATCCCGTAATCGTCTGGCTGGGAAAGGGTCTTGATCCTGAAACGGCGGTACTTGGACTTGTCGGGCTGACCATCCTGGAATACCACCATGGATCCCGTGGCAGAGGTGCCCATTATGTTGGATATGTCAAAGCACTCGATCCGCCTTGGGGGGCGACCAAGACGAAGCCACTCCCTGAGCTCTTCCAGCGCTGCCTCCATGTTCTCTTCCTGTCTCTGCTTGGCAGAGAAGGATATCCGGGCGTTTTCCTGTCCCATCTTCAGCAGTTGACGGCCGAGCCCGCGCTTGGGTACCATAACCGTCACCTTGCTCCCCTTCTCCTCGGTGAGCCATTCGGCTATGGCACCGGAATCTTCGATCTCCAGGGGGAGGAGGATCTGTTGGGGGATGAGCCTCCCCCCGGCATAGAACTGCTTCACAAAGGAGGAGAGGATCTCCGAATCCGCCAATTCAGGGGGTCGCAAGGAAAAGGACTGACCCTCCACGAGCTTTCCCTGGCGAACAAAAATGACATGGATCTCCACGAGTCCCCCCTCGCGGTAGGAGGTAATCACATCCTGATCCAGGGGCCTGAAGGAGACCACCTTCTGCTTTTCTACGGTCTGCTCGATCGAGCGGATCTGGTTTCGCAGGCGTGCAGCCTCCTCGAAAAGAAGGTTCTCGGAAGCAGAGTCCATCCTCTTTTTCAGAATCTCGATGAGTTGCCGATTCTTCCCCTCCAGAAAAAGGATCGCCTCTTTCACT
Proteins encoded in this region:
- the uvrC gene encoding excinuclease ABC subunit UvrC, producing MFDEERIKNLPSRPGVYLMKDKTGKVLYVGKAKNLSQRVRSYFTGSGDSRFLVRFFVSKIEDVDWLVTDTEKEALILENNLIKKHKPRYNVNLKDDKTYYNLKLDVQNPFPRLMLTRRVRNDGARYFGPFSSSKAVRQTLSFVQKHFQLRRCNNSSFRNRSRPCLYYQMGQCLGVCVGLADQELYRERVKEAILFLEGKNRQLIEILKKRMDSASENLLFEEAARLRNQIRSIEQTVEKQKVVSFRPLDQDVITSYREGGLVEIHVIFVRQGKLVEGQSFSLRPPELADSEILSSFVKQFYAGGRLIPQQILLPLEIEDSGAIAEWLTEEKGSKVTVMVPKRGLGRQLLKMGQENARISFSAKQRQEENMEAALEELREWLRLGRPPRRIECFDISNIMGTSATGSMVVFQDGQPDKSKYRRFRIKTLSQPDDYGMMYEVLMRRYSRALREGELPDLVMVDGGKGHLQVVLEMFKDLAINGVDAVALAKTRRREMRPKLGDGSGEKVYIPRVKQPVHMPKHRAATLLLQRIRDESHRFAISYHKKLRKRRDLGSVLDEIPGVGKVRKQRLLMHFKSLGQIKRASVEDLQSATGIDRGTTERVRRFLHGADASAEDEREPACDSDRAPTPMGPGLKGGF